Proteins encoded within one genomic window of Candidatus Brocadiia bacterium:
- a CDS encoding site-specific integrase: MARIYLDRRTNWWCMDYRERNGHRRQVKAARTRSLAQEILSKKLDELTREKLSGRPAMANIKFREFAEEYIEKYAKVNKKSWGRDKYSIDHLNKVFGDKSLCEISSRDIEIYKGDRAAVVKKSTTNRELACMKCIFNVAIKWEYVNDNPVRRVSLFKENNQRVRYLEKNELVRLLAFSAPHLKPIIIMALNTGLRLSEVLSLTWADIDLQRRLIKVMVTKNNEPRYIPITNRLMDMLQVVPKRLDIPYLFVNEKGVPYKSVGTSFDNAVRRAGIKDFHFHDLRHTFASYLTMSGAGLRTVQELLGHKTITMTVRYSHLSPEHKQAAVDKMGEFMAWDHAANKAENKATYMQHEGDVKEAI; the protein is encoded by the coding sequence ATGGCAAGAATATATCTTGATAGACGGACCAACTGGTGGTGCATGGACTATCGCGAGCGGAATGGCCACCGGCGACAGGTAAAAGCCGCGCGCACCAGGTCGCTGGCGCAGGAGATATTGTCGAAAAAACTTGATGAATTGACCAGGGAAAAACTTTCCGGCAGGCCGGCAATGGCCAATATTAAATTCAGGGAGTTTGCCGAGGAGTATATTGAGAAGTACGCCAAGGTCAATAAAAAGTCCTGGGGCAGGGATAAATACAGTATTGATCATCTGAACAAGGTGTTCGGCGATAAGTCATTGTGCGAGATCTCGTCTCGGGATATAGAGATCTATAAGGGCGATAGGGCGGCCGTGGTTAAGAAGTCAACGACAAACCGCGAGCTGGCCTGCATGAAGTGTATATTTAACGTGGCTATAAAATGGGAATACGTGAACGATAATCCGGTAAGGCGCGTTTCGCTATTCAAGGAGAACAACCAGCGCGTAAGGTATCTGGAGAAGAACGAACTGGTTCGTCTTTTGGCGTTTAGCGCGCCCCATTTGAAGCCGATAATAATTATGGCACTGAATACCGGGTTGAGGCTTTCCGAAGTGCTGAGCCTTACCTGGGCGGATATAGATTTACAGCGCCGGTTGATTAAAGTTATGGTAACGAAAAATAACGAGCCGCGGTATATCCCGATAACCAATCGTTTGATGGATATGTTACAGGTGGTTCCCAAGAGGCTTGACATCCCTTATTTGTTTGTGAACGAGAAGGGCGTGCCTTATAAATCGGTAGGGACGTCATTTGACAACGCGGTAAGGAGAGCCGGCATAAAGGACTTCCATTTTCACGATTTGAGGCATACTTTTGCCTCGTACCTGACGATGTCCGGGGCCGGTTTAAGGACGGTGCAGGAATTGCTGGGGCACAAAACTATAACAATGACAGTAAGATATTCCCATCTATCACCGGAGCACAAGCAAGCGGCGGTGGATAAGATGGGAGAATTTATGGCCTGGGACCATGCGGCTAATAAGGCTGAAAATAAAGCAACATATATGCAACACGAAGGAGATGTCAAAGAGGCTATTTGA
- a CDS encoding transketolase family protein codes for MEFACTRESCGNALATLGAANPNIAVLTADLAGSTKADDFGKRFPERFFNMGVAEANMINTAAGLAASGKIPFACTFAVFAAGRAWEQIRNTVCYANLNVKIVATHSGLSVGPDGASHQAIADIGLMRILPNMTVLVPCDATESYKAVVAASEHKGPVYLRLCRAKMPVITTQLDKFVIGKANVVKDGSAVAIIACGPMVYPAMLASEALAKENISAAVINLHTVKPMDAETVTKYAAKTGAVVTAEEHLIAGGMGSAVAELLARTKPVPMEMVGVKDRFGQSGDPAELLKDYQLTTEDIVNAARKALSRK; via the coding sequence ATGGAATTCGCATGCACACGTGAATCCTGCGGCAACGCGCTGGCCACCCTGGGCGCGGCCAACCCCAACATTGCCGTTTTGACGGCTGATTTAGCCGGCTCGACCAAGGCCGACGATTTCGGCAAGCGCTTCCCGGAGCGCTTCTTCAACATGGGCGTGGCCGAAGCCAATATGATAAACACCGCGGCCGGGCTGGCCGCTTCGGGCAAGATACCGTTCGCCTGCACCTTCGCCGTGTTTGCGGCCGGGCGGGCCTGGGAGCAGATACGCAACACCGTCTGCTACGCCAACCTCAACGTCAAAATCGTTGCCACGCACAGCGGGCTGTCGGTCGGGCCGGACGGCGCCTCGCACCAGGCCATCGCCGACATCGGCTTGATGCGCATCCTGCCCAACATGACCGTGTTGGTTCCCTGCGACGCCACCGAATCGTACAAGGCCGTGGTGGCCGCCTCGGAACACAAAGGTCCGGTCTACCTGAGGCTGTGCCGGGCCAAGATGCCGGTCATCACCACCCAGTTGGACAAGTTCGTCATCGGCAAGGCCAATGTCGTCAAGGACGGCTCAGCCGTGGCCATCATCGCCTGCGGACCGATGGTCTACCCGGCCATGCTGGCCTCGGAGGCGCTGGCCAAGGAAAACATCAGCGCCGCGGTCATAAACCTGCATACCGTCAAGCCGATGGACGCCGAGACCGTCACCAAGTACGCCGCCAAGACCGGCGCCGTGGTGACGGCCGAGGAACACCTCATCGCCGGCGGAATGGGTTCGGCCGTGGCCGAGCTCCTGGCCCGGACCAAGCCCGTGCCGATGGAGATGGTCGGCGTCAAGGACCGTTTCGGCCAATCCGGCGACCCGGCCGAACTGCTCAAGGATTACCAACTGACCACCGAGGACATCGTCAATGCCGCACGCAAGGCATTGTCCCGGAAATAA
- a CDS encoding transketolase, with translation MTVPAQDLIDSLKSKSKTIRQHILKMLTLAGSGHPGGSLSAVELMVGLYFHKLRHNPKDPKWSERDRFLLSKGHAAPVWYAVLAESGYFPVETLWSLRKFGSILQGHPDMKRTPGVEMSSGSLGQGLSIANGFALAGRIDRKAYRVFVLLGDGETQEGQIWEAAMAAAHYKIDNLCAILDFNGYQIDGSIKSVMSPLPFAEKWAAFGWAVREIDGHNIKEVLEAYDWAETIKGQPAIIIARTVKGKGVSFMENTHAWHGKTPSQQQCDQALKELNNNYGIRMHT, from the coding sequence ATGACCGTGCCCGCACAAGATCTGATAGATTCCCTGAAGTCCAAATCCAAAACCATACGGCAACATATCCTCAAGATGCTGACACTGGCCGGCTCGGGCCATCCGGGCGGTTCGCTTTCGGCGGTGGAGCTGATGGTCGGATTATATTTCCACAAGCTGCGCCATAATCCCAAAGACCCCAAATGGTCCGAACGCGACCGGTTCCTGCTGTCCAAAGGCCACGCCGCGCCGGTCTGGTATGCGGTCCTGGCCGAGTCCGGCTATTTCCCGGTCGAGACTCTCTGGAGCCTGCGCAAGTTCGGCAGCATCCTCCAGGGTCATCCGGATATGAAACGCACGCCCGGAGTGGAGATGTCCAGCGGCTCGCTCGGGCAGGGGCTGTCCATCGCCAACGGCTTTGCGCTGGCCGGACGGATAGATCGGAAAGCTTACCGCGTCTTTGTCCTGCTGGGCGACGGCGAAACACAGGAAGGCCAGATCTGGGAAGCGGCCATGGCCGCGGCCCATTACAAGATAGACAACCTTTGCGCCATATTAGATTTCAACGGTTACCAGATAGACGGTTCCATCAAGTCGGTTATGTCGCCGCTGCCGTTCGCCGAAAAATGGGCCGCCTTCGGCTGGGCGGTTAGGGAGATAGACGGCCATAACATCAAAGAAGTGCTCGAGGCCTACGACTGGGCCGAGACAATCAAAGGCCAGCCGGCCATCATCATCGCCCGGACGGTCAAGGGCAAGGGCGTCTCGTTTATGGAAAACACCCACGCCTGGCACGGCAAGACGCCGTCCCAGCAACAGTGCGACCAGGCCCTGAAGGAGCTCAATAATAATTATGGAATTCGCATGCACACGTGA
- a CDS encoding GIY-YIG nuclease family protein: MQDQSWYLYILRCNDGSYYVGITNNLEERVTEHNSGEGSKYTTTRRPVKLVYQEKHKNKSEARKREITIKGWTREKKAKLVAGFLHPDGNRDSG; this comes from the coding sequence GTGCAAGACCAATCTTGGTATTTATATATACTTAGGTGCAATGACGGGTCTTATTACGTTGGCATAACTAACAATCTGGAGGAGAGGGTAACCGAACACAACTCAGGCGAAGGCTCAAAATACACAACGACACGAAGACCGGTCAAACTTGTTTATCAGGAAAAGCACAAGAATAAATCAGAGGCAAGGAAGAGAGAGATAACGATTAAAGGTTGGACACGGGAAAAGAAGGCGAAGTTAGTCGCCGGTTTCCTTCATCCCGATGGTAATCGGGATTCAGGATAA